One window of the Halorussus sp. MSC15.2 genome contains the following:
- a CDS encoding DNA-directed RNA polymerase subunit L, whose translation MELRVIEKSDNELSIEIAGEDHTFMNVLKGTLLEQEDVGAATYDVNPEQSGGQTEPILTIKTEGGADPLDTLEDAAGDIKDKTASFRDAYESAV comes from the coding sequence ATGGAACTACGGGTCATCGAGAAGTCCGACAACGAACTCTCCATCGAAATCGCGGGCGAGGACCACACCTTCATGAACGTGCTGAAGGGTACGCTCCTCGAACAGGAGGACGTCGGTGCTGCGACGTACGACGTGAACCCCGAGCAGTCCGGCGGCCAGACCGAACCGATTCTGACCATCAAGACCGAGGGCGGGGCCGACCCCCTCGACACGCTGGAGGACGCGGCGGGCGACATCAAGGACAAGACCGCCTCGTTCCGCGACGCCTACGAGAGCGCGGTGTAA
- a CDS encoding rhomboid-like intramembrane serine protease, whose translation MVQSPPWLPAPEQVAIPLALLVSLALVRRLDGPDGRWGRRLRSRFLLGVPWGTLVSVLGVLAVYLFVQQGWGNWRNPVTLPFSSWSYLYPVGWLLSPFSHTGPGHLVGNLTTTLAVAPLAEYFFGHFPSERGENPLFSRTSNPWVRAFVVFPAGVALVGVATSVFAWGPIIGFSGVAFAFVGFALVRYPLMTVVAVSAQGAIRTVYHAMRDPVIQGQASRNFGNPWWFGIAVQGHALGLVLGVLLGVVVLYRRRERVGALRLWTGAVVVGMSMTLWALWWYRGESTYVLYRGLGVLFVVTLAGLTTVAATADRRPLFGDVSRQQVGLLALLLPLAIMVGVAIPVNLTTVGDASVPGGGPAIEVQGYNVTYAESVQNQKVSAIDVSMFGETTDVTTSGVIVVNEDREIWTQAVSKGRLAFRGRTSVRVGGVGWAADVQVKREGWSALGGGTAYQVWLRGPDDDEWTHTFASEPAVAGPTLANRSVAIVPNEGEFDLHLTRNNSTVADAPIPPKGESVTLDGIRFERNGRKLVAVYDGTRIQVAAREAYN comes from the coding sequence ATGGTTCAGTCGCCTCCGTGGTTGCCTGCGCCGGAGCAGGTCGCCATCCCGCTCGCGCTTCTGGTGTCGCTCGCGCTCGTCCGGCGACTCGACGGACCGGACGGACGATGGGGACGGCGACTCCGCTCGCGGTTCCTGCTCGGCGTGCCGTGGGGCACCCTCGTCTCGGTGCTGGGCGTCCTCGCGGTGTACCTGTTCGTCCAGCAGGGGTGGGGTAACTGGCGCAACCCCGTGACGCTTCCCTTCTCGTCGTGGTCGTACCTCTACCCCGTCGGGTGGCTCCTCTCGCCGTTCTCCCACACCGGACCGGGTCACCTCGTCGGCAACCTCACCACCACCCTCGCGGTCGCACCGCTCGCGGAGTACTTCTTCGGCCACTTCCCGTCGGAGCGGGGCGAGAACCCCCTCTTCTCTCGCACCTCGAACCCGTGGGTTCGCGCCTTCGTCGTCTTCCCGGCGGGCGTGGCGCTGGTCGGGGTCGCCACCAGCGTCTTCGCGTGGGGTCCCATCATCGGCTTCTCGGGGGTCGCCTTCGCGTTCGTCGGTTTCGCGCTGGTGCGCTACCCACTGATGACCGTGGTCGCCGTCTCGGCGCAGGGAGCCATCCGGACCGTCTACCACGCGATGCGCGACCCCGTGATTCAGGGGCAGGCCTCGCGGAACTTCGGCAACCCTTGGTGGTTCGGCATCGCGGTGCAGGGCCACGCCCTCGGTCTCGTACTCGGTGTCCTGCTCGGGGTCGTGGTCCTCTACCGGCGGCGCGAGCGCGTCGGCGCGCTCCGACTCTGGACCGGCGCGGTCGTCGTCGGGATGTCGATGACGCTCTGGGCGCTCTGGTGGTACCGCGGCGAGAGTACTTACGTCCTCTACCGGGGACTGGGCGTCCTCTTCGTGGTGACCCTCGCGGGACTCACGACCGTCGCGGCGACCGCAGACCGCAGACCGCTCTTCGGCGACGTGTCGCGCCAGCAGGTGGGACTGCTCGCGCTTCTGCTCCCACTCGCGATTATGGTCGGCGTCGCGATTCCGGTCAACCTCACCACGGTCGGCGATGCCAGCGTCCCCGGCGGCGGTCCCGCAATCGAAGTGCAGGGCTACAACGTCACCTACGCCGAGAGCGTCCAGAACCAGAAGGTCTCGGCCATCGACGTGTCGATGTTCGGCGAGACGACGGACGTGACGACCAGCGGCGTCATCGTGGTCAACGAGGACCGCGAAATCTGGACGCAGGCCGTCTCGAAGGGCCGCCTCGCGTTCCGGGGCCGGACTAGCGTCCGGGTCGGCGGCGTCGGGTGGGCGGCCGACGTGCAGGTCAAGCGGGAGGGCTGGTCGGCGCTCGGCGGCGGCACTGCGTATCAGGTCTGGCTCCGCGGCCCGGACGACGACGAGTGGACCCACACCTTCGCCTCGGAACCGGCCGTCGCGGGTCCGACGCTCGCCAATCGGTCGGTCGCCATCGTCCCGAACGAGGGCGAGTTCGACCTCCACCTCACCCGGAACAACTCCACCGTCGCCGACGCGCCGATTCCGCCGAAGGGCGAGTCCGTGACCCTTGACGGCATCCGATTCGAGCGGAACGGTCGGAAACTGGTCGCGGTCTACGACGGCACCCGGATACAGGTCGCGGCGCGCGAGGCGTACAACTGA
- a CDS encoding METTL5 family protein, with protein sequence MDKAALERRLSRVAGFEDPSVELEQYPTPADLAAHLVHLADVQRDLAGKTVVDLGTGTGMLALGAAFRGPTRVLALDRDPAALAQARQNEREVAPDVPVSWLLADATRAPLCVSEDAPSREEATVLMNPPFGAQTGNEHADRAFLTTASEIASVSYSIHNAGSREFVEAFADDEGGEVTHAFSADLDVERQFAHQTSERAVIDTEVFRIRWE encoded by the coding sequence ATGGACAAGGCCGCACTGGAGCGCCGTCTCTCGCGGGTCGCCGGCTTCGAAGACCCCAGCGTCGAGTTAGAGCAGTACCCGACGCCGGCGGACCTCGCGGCCCACCTCGTCCACCTCGCCGACGTGCAGCGAGACCTCGCCGGAAAGACGGTCGTGGACCTCGGCACGGGGACCGGGATGCTGGCGCTCGGCGCGGCCTTTCGGGGTCCGACACGGGTCCTCGCGCTCGACCGCGACCCCGCGGCGCTCGCGCAGGCCCGCCAGAACGAGCGCGAAGTCGCGCCGGACGTTCCGGTCTCGTGGCTCCTCGCCGACGCGACACGCGCGCCGCTCTGCGTCTCCGAGGACGCCCCGTCCCGCGAGGAGGCGACCGTCCTGATGAACCCGCCGTTCGGCGCGCAGACGGGCAACGAACACGCCGACCGGGCGTTTCTGACGACCGCGAGCGAAATCGCGTCGGTCTCCTATTCGATTCACAACGCCGGGAGTCGGGAGTTCGTGGAGGCCTTCGCCGACGACGAGGGCGGCGAGGTGACCCACGCCTTCAGCGCGGACCTCGACGTCGAACGGCAGTTCGCCCACCAGACCAGCGAGCGGGCGGTCATCGACACCGAAGTCTTCCGGATTCGGTGGGAGTAG
- the dph2 gene encoding diphthamide biosynthesis enzyme Dph2: protein MSQDSEYSEGDLRNTGMSLKHDREWDYELDRIVEAVEERDATKVGLQFPEGLKRRGPKVADDIRELVPDDVTVMLSGQPCYGACDLDTFLMKRTDVFVHFGHSPMKNTDKVIYVPLFSNVDVFPIMEESLDELADPEEDPNVGLVTTAQHMNRFEEMKSWLDERGYEVHTRRGDDRLTHEGQVLGCNYASADIDADQVLYVGGGKFHPLGLAMEHPDKNVVIADPVNNVVTVADTEKFLKQRYASVHKAMDAEKWGVIFCTKIGQGRWEQAQEILDDNENAYLITMDEVTPDRLRNFDMDAFVNTGCPRITTDDGPQFHKPMLTPGEYEIAVGNKPLDELSFDTFHGTW, encoded by the coding sequence ATGAGTCAAGACAGCGAGTACAGCGAGGGAGACCTCCGAAACACCGGCATGTCCCTCAAGCACGACCGGGAGTGGGACTACGAACTCGACCGCATCGTGGAGGCGGTCGAGGAGCGCGACGCCACCAAGGTCGGCCTCCAGTTCCCCGAGGGACTGAAGCGACGTGGCCCGAAGGTCGCCGACGACATCCGCGAACTCGTCCCCGACGACGTGACCGTGATGCTGTCGGGCCAGCCCTGTTACGGGGCCTGCGACCTCGACACCTTCCTGATGAAGCGCACCGACGTGTTCGTCCACTTCGGCCACTCGCCGATGAAGAACACGGACAAGGTCATCTACGTCCCGCTGTTCTCGAACGTGGACGTCTTCCCCATCATGGAGGAGTCGCTGGACGAACTCGCCGACCCCGAGGAGGACCCCAACGTCGGTCTGGTCACGACCGCCCAGCACATGAACCGCTTCGAGGAGATGAAGTCGTGGTTGGACGAGCGCGGCTACGAGGTCCACACCCGCCGGGGCGACGACCGACTCACCCACGAGGGGCAGGTGCTGGGCTGTAACTACGCCAGCGCCGACATCGACGCCGACCAAGTCCTCTACGTCGGCGGCGGGAAGTTCCACCCGCTCGGTCTCGCCATGGAGCACCCCGACAAGAACGTCGTCATCGCCGACCCCGTGAACAACGTCGTCACGGTCGCCGACACCGAGAAGTTCCTGAAACAGCGCTACGCCTCGGTCCACAAGGCGATGGACGCCGAGAAGTGGGGCGTCATCTTCTGCACTAAAATCGGACAGGGTCGCTGGGAGCAGGCCCAAGAGATTCTCGACGACAACGAGAACGCCTACCTCATCACGATGGACGAGGTCACGCCCGACCGACTGCGCAACTTCGACATGGACGCCTTCGTCAACACCGGGTGCCCGCGCATCACGACCGACGACGGCCCGCAGTTCCACAAGCCGATGCTGACGCCCGGCGAGTACGAAATCGCAGTGGGCAACAAGCCCCTCGACGAACTCAGCTTCGACACGTTCCACGGCACGTGGTAG
- a CDS encoding YlbF family regulator, whose amino-acid sequence MSVETDVDGEPTELSRVEELAGELGEAIAQTPEYQRFEETKEAVEQDDEAQEKVQEFEQLRQEFMLARQTGEATQEDVQKVREAQQELHSLPVMDEYLQAQEDLEAKLENVNKVISEPLAVDFSDQSSGCCED is encoded by the coding sequence ATGAGCGTCGAAACCGACGTCGACGGTGAGCCGACCGAACTCTCGCGCGTCGAAGAACTCGCAGGCGAACTCGGCGAGGCCATCGCCCAGACGCCGGAGTACCAGCGGTTCGAGGAGACCAAGGAGGCCGTCGAGCAGGACGACGAGGCCCAAGAGAAGGTCCAAGAGTTCGAGCAGTTGCGCCAGGAGTTCATGCTGGCGCGCCAGACCGGCGAGGCGACTCAGGAGGACGTACAGAAGGTCCGCGAGGCCCAGCAAGAGCTTCACTCTCTGCCGGTGATGGACGAGTACCTGCAGGCCCAAGAGGACCTCGAAGCGAAGCTAGAGAACGTCAACAAAGTCATCTCGGAACCGCTGGCCGTTGACTTCAGCGACCAGTCGAGCGGTTGCTGCGAGGACTGA
- a CDS encoding MBL fold metallo-hydrolase: MAIHSDWGDWLPRAVEDADPEGIAVWYLGCNGFVLKAANTTLYIDPYLGTGDPPRTVRMVPVPFDPADVDEADAILATHEHTDHVHGPSQAPILESTDATFHAPDDSLEVAREEENWTDEWDVRDDQLEAVAEGDTFEVGAFTVHVEPAHDPDATHPVSYVVEYDGRTFFHGGDTKPSDEFARVGEEYDIDLGVLAFGSVGRIPDKETGEPQRTRWYNDENQAVEAASDLRFDRFLPSHWDMWKGLTADPTALHDHARSFDYPQQLEVVEIGDRVDV, encoded by the coding sequence ATGGCAATCCACAGCGACTGGGGAGACTGGCTCCCGCGCGCGGTCGAAGACGCCGACCCCGAGGGCATCGCGGTCTGGTACCTCGGCTGTAACGGCTTCGTGCTGAAGGCCGCGAACACGACGCTCTACATCGACCCGTACCTCGGCACCGGCGACCCGCCGCGGACGGTCCGGATGGTGCCGGTACCGTTCGACCCCGCCGACGTGGACGAGGCGGACGCGATTCTGGCGACGCACGAGCACACCGACCACGTTCACGGTCCGAGCCAGGCCCCGATTCTCGAATCGACGGACGCCACCTTCCACGCGCCCGACGATAGCCTCGAAGTGGCGCGCGAGGAGGAGAACTGGACCGACGAGTGGGACGTGCGCGACGACCAACTCGAAGCAGTCGCGGAGGGCGACACCTTCGAGGTCGGCGCGTTCACGGTCCACGTCGAACCCGCCCACGACCCCGACGCGACCCACCCTGTCAGCTACGTCGTGGAGTACGACGGCCGGACCTTCTTCCACGGCGGCGACACCAAACCGAGCGACGAGTTCGCCCGCGTCGGCGAGGAGTACGACATCGACCTCGGCGTGCTGGCGTTCGGGAGCGTCGGTCGGATTCCGGACAAGGAGACCGGCGAACCCCAGCGCACGCGGTGGTACAACGACGAGAATCAGGCGGTCGAAGCCGCCAGCGACCTCCGGTTCGACCGCTTCCTGCCCAGCCACTGGGACATGTGGAAGGGGCTGACCGCCGACCCGACCGCGCTCCACGACCACGCGCGGAGTTTCGATTACCCCCAGCAGTTGGAAGTCGTGGAGATTGGCGACCGCGTGGACGTCTGA
- a CDS encoding glycosyl hydrolase encodes MLLAGTYDGVYRADGPRFDSAERVLDAGRVVRVRRFDGWDGVFAATKSGLYRSTDGGDSWTDLEVPREEVYSVLGDPVGGESSRGDDEHRRDSLDGKRLYAGTHPAHLYVSEDEGETWRELSGFQDLPSRDRWHTPRHRDEAHVRSLGAHPETPDRVVAGVEVGGVHVSEDRGERWAERRSGVHDDVHHVLVRGPDHYVASCGGGLYRTGDAGEMWLRLDSDVDQTYFREAFAHDGTLYAAAAQSSPGTWEGARGADAALFESENDGDTLESVPYPGQPEEVVLSWTADADGRVFAGTNGGSVILRASGEWVEAGELPAGVASLCWV; translated from the coding sequence ATGCTGCTCGCTGGAACCTACGACGGGGTCTACCGCGCCGACGGTCCGCGATTCGACTCGGCAGAGCGGGTGCTGGACGCCGGGCGCGTCGTGCGCGTCCGCCGATTCGACGGCTGGGACGGCGTGTTCGCCGCGACGAAGTCCGGGTTGTACCGTTCGACCGACGGCGGTGACTCGTGGACGGACTTGGAGGTCCCGCGCGAGGAAGTCTACTCGGTTCTCGGCGACCCTGTTGGCGGTGAGTCATCCCGCGGGGACGACGAACATCGTCGAGATTCGCTCGACGGAAAGCGCCTGTACGCCGGGACGCACCCCGCTCATCTGTATGTCTCGGAAGACGAGGGTGAGACGTGGCGGGAGCTATCGGGCTTTCAGGACCTCCCGTCGCGCGACCGGTGGCACACGCCGCGCCACCGCGACGAGGCCCACGTCCGGAGTCTCGGCGCGCATCCCGAGACCCCCGACCGCGTGGTCGCGGGCGTGGAAGTCGGCGGCGTCCACGTCAGTGAGGACCGCGGCGAGCGTTGGGCGGAGCGCCGGTCCGGGGTCCACGACGACGTACACCACGTCCTCGTGCGCGGGCCGGACCACTACGTCGCCTCCTGCGGCGGCGGTCTCTACCGGACAGGAGACGCGGGCGAGATGTGGCTTCGGCTCGATTCGGACGTGGACCAAACGTACTTCCGGGAGGCCTTCGCGCACGACGGGACGCTCTACGCCGCGGCGGCGCAGTCCTCGCCGGGGACGTGGGAGGGCGCGCGCGGTGCGGACGCGGCGCTGTTCGAGTCCGAGAACGACGGCGACACCCTCGAATCGGTCCCCTATCCGGGCCAGCCCGAGGAAGTCGTGCTATCGTGGACCGCCGACGCCGACGGGCGAGTCTTCGCTGGCACGAACGGCGGGAGCGTGATTCTCCGGGCCTCTGGCGAGTGGGTCGAGGCGGGTGAACTGCCCGCGGGCGTGGCGTCGCTCTGTTGGGTGTAG
- a CDS encoding AAA family ATPase, with protein MSDSMTEVVTTNESGVVVEKSFEGEEFAVPAIKFVVRSERDERAALRLADSVPEEFPMDNVGFHPDYENDNWTAYKDHRVEFERELDPGEELVTVYGVRLAEDDDPSMFLGAPTIEEIAPVTLDSATTDADDALDAEPEADAAGPDLDGEVGGPDGNTITDIVSEKDSQLVRDVVAGDEELGLDEDAEDPLAGDAEDPLAGESEDDPLAVDGDADPLAEESESPLAEEGDDLLGGSEDPLGEPTDAEEGDPLADDSESFLEPEDERADGTAAGESEAAELDDEQADAEGTDSDAEEPAVADPDDEEDATAPSGTADETATADPETSPPSPGSVAAALADEIRAGEVSDDDMRAIQRELDVETPESTNVRIRHLQSRVEDLSAYTEALEEFIDENGVAEDIFGDFEDDIAQVRADVEAFEDEVQALRSGTDATDERIDELETDLSDLEADFEELDDLRSDLRDVESDLREDVREFKSDFRGDVDDLEGEVGGLEDEVDDLESEVSGLESEVGDLESEVGDIDALRDEVAEIETLREEIESLEAVRQEVDALEDQLEDVGGFGEEIETLGTQLAELEDLVGANTTDVTEVNDELESVNDEIRSVRDELGEVSDVAETVEDVSENVESLSEDLDALEENLTARVESVEGDVGDIHDELEGLQEWRERINDVFGN; from the coding sequence ATGAGTGACAGTATGACCGAGGTGGTGACGACGAACGAGAGTGGCGTCGTCGTAGAGAAGTCGTTCGAGGGGGAGGAGTTCGCGGTCCCCGCTATCAAGTTTGTCGTTCGCTCCGAACGTGACGAGCGCGCGGCCCTCCGACTCGCAGACAGCGTCCCGGAGGAGTTCCCGATGGACAACGTCGGCTTCCACCCCGACTACGAGAACGACAACTGGACCGCGTACAAGGACCACCGCGTGGAGTTCGAGCGCGAACTCGACCCCGGCGAGGAACTGGTCACGGTGTACGGCGTCCGACTCGCCGAGGACGACGACCCGTCGATGTTCCTCGGCGCGCCGACCATCGAGGAAATCGCGCCCGTCACGCTCGACTCCGCGACGACCGACGCGGACGACGCTTTAGATGCCGAACCCGAGGCGGACGCCGCCGGCCCGGACCTCGACGGCGAAGTCGGCGGCCCGGACGGGAACACCATCACCGACATCGTCTCGGAGAAGGACAGCCAACTCGTCCGCGACGTGGTCGCGGGCGACGAGGAACTCGGACTGGACGAGGACGCCGAGGACCCGCTCGCCGGAGATGCCGAGGACCCGCTTGCGGGCGAGAGCGAGGACGACCCGCTGGCCGTGGACGGAGACGCCGACCCCCTTGCCGAGGAGAGCGAAAGCCCGCTCGCGGAGGAGGGAGACGACCTGCTCGGTGGCTCGGAGGACCCGCTCGGCGAACCGACCGACGCCGAGGAAGGCGACCCGTTAGCCGACGACTCGGAGAGCTTCCTCGAACCCGAAGACGAACGCGCCGACGGGACGGCGGCGGGCGAATCGGAGGCGGCCGAACTCGACGACGAGCAAGCCGACGCCGAAGGGACCGACTCGGACGCCGAGGAACCGGCAGTCGCCGACCCCGACGACGAGGAGGACGCGACGGCGCCGTCGGGGACCGCCGACGAGACGGCGACCGCGGACCCCGAGACCTCGCCGCCCAGTCCCGGAAGCGTGGCGGCCGCGCTGGCCGACGAGATTCGCGCGGGCGAGGTGTCCGACGACGACATGCGGGCCATCCAGCGCGAGTTGGACGTGGAGACGCCCGAGAGTACGAACGTGCGCATCCGCCACCTCCAGTCGCGAGTCGAGGACCTCTCGGCGTACACCGAGGCGCTGGAGGAGTTCATCGACGAGAACGGCGTCGCCGAGGACATCTTCGGTGACTTCGAGGACGACATCGCGCAGGTCCGGGCGGACGTCGAGGCGTTCGAGGACGAGGTACAGGCGCTGCGCAGCGGGACCGACGCGACGGACGAGCGCATCGACGAACTCGAAACGGACCTCTCTGACCTCGAAGCCGACTTCGAGGAACTCGACGACCTGCGGAGCGACCTCCGCGACGTCGAGAGCGACCTCCGCGAAGACGTGCGCGAGTTCAAGTCGGACTTCCGCGGGGACGTCGACGACTTGGAGGGCGAAGTCGGCGGTCTCGAAGACGAAGTGGACGACTTGGAGAGCGAAGTGAGCGGTCTCGAAAGCGAGGTCGGCGACTTGGAGAGCGAGGTCGGCGATATCGACGCTCTCCGAGACGAGGTCGCCGAAATCGAGACGCTCCGCGAGGAAATCGAGTCGCTGGAGGCGGTCCGTCAGGAGGTCGATGCGCTCGAAGACCAACTCGAAGACGTCGGCGGATTCGGCGAGGAAATCGAGACGCTCGGAACCCAACTGGCGGAACTCGAAGACCTCGTCGGTGCGAACACCACCGACGTGACGGAAGTGAACGACGAGTTGGAGAGTGTCAACGACGAGATACGGTCGGTTCGCGACGAACTCGGCGAGGTTAGCGACGTTGCCGAGACGGTAGAGGACGTGTCCGAGAACGTCGAGTCGCTGTCCGAGGACCTCGACGCACTGGAGGAGAACCTCACCGCTCGCGTCGAGAGCGTCGAAGGTGACGTCGGCGATATCCACGACGAACTCGAAGGACTTCAGGAGTGGCGTGAACGCATCAACGACGTCTTCGGTAACTGA
- a CDS encoding HAMP domain-containing sensor histidine kinase yields the protein MSRYAVRVREWSVAGLGAGLLAVSASYFAVDGSVATSEYVRFAIPIALSLFVVALGLWLRAAELPADLVCVVFLWSFTGSVVMGLLTGWISLLQSFEGRPMLQPASIVLTKVALGALGGGLLGAYYTRLQQRTDELAEQRNRLDEFASIVSHDLRNPMNVAQGHLELARETGEDRHFEAVEDAHGRMERLVDEVLALSRRGEMVDDVTPVNLRVVAEEAWDTVETPGMDLRVETDRRVVSDDRRLRALFENLFRNAVDHGGETVTVGATDEGFYVADDGPGIPPEDRELVFEGGYSTHPDGTGFGLAIVRRIAEAHDWQIRVTEGDSGGAHFEFVGVDRE from the coding sequence GTGTCGCGTTACGCCGTCCGGGTCAGGGAGTGGTCCGTCGCCGGACTCGGCGCAGGGTTGCTCGCGGTCTCGGCGAGTTACTTCGCCGTCGATGGAAGCGTGGCCACGTCGGAGTACGTGCGGTTCGCCATCCCCATCGCGCTCTCGCTGTTCGTGGTCGCGCTGGGACTCTGGCTTCGGGCGGCGGAGCTACCGGCCGACCTCGTGTGCGTCGTCTTCCTCTGGAGTTTCACCGGGAGCGTGGTGATGGGCCTCTTGACGGGATGGATTTCGCTCCTCCAGTCGTTCGAGGGTCGCCCGATGCTCCAACCCGCGTCCATCGTGCTGACGAAGGTGGCGCTCGGCGCACTCGGCGGCGGTCTGCTCGGGGCCTACTACACTCGCCTCCAGCAACGCACCGACGAACTGGCCGAGCAGCGCAATCGCCTCGACGAGTTCGCCAGTATCGTCTCTCACGACCTCCGGAATCCGATGAACGTCGCACAGGGCCACCTCGAACTCGCCCGGGAGACCGGCGAGGACCGCCACTTCGAGGCGGTCGAGGACGCCCACGGCCGTATGGAGCGACTCGTGGACGAGGTGCTGGCGCTCTCGCGGCGCGGCGAGATGGTGGACGACGTGACGCCGGTGAACCTGCGAGTCGTCGCCGAGGAGGCGTGGGACACCGTCGAGACGCCCGGGATGGACCTGCGAGTCGAGACCGACCGCCGCGTCGTCTCGGACGACCGCCGCCTCCGGGCGCTGTTCGAGAACCTCTTCCGGAACGCCGTCGACCACGGCGGCGAGACGGTCACGGTCGGCGCGACCGACGAGGGGTTCTACGTCGCCGACGACGGGCCGGGCATCCCGCCGGAGGACCGCGAACTCGTCTTCGAGGGCGGCTACTCCACACACCCCGACGGCACCGGATTCGGTCTCGCCATCGTCCGGCGCATCGCGGAGGCTCACGACTGGCAGATACGTGTCACCGAGGGCGACAGCGGCGGTGCGCACTTCGAGTTCGTGGGCGTAGACCGCGAGTGA
- a CDS encoding TetR/AcrR family transcriptional regulator yields the protein MSALDIFENDSDDTKSAIMRATYLALCEHGYANLTIQRIGDEFEKSKSLLYHHYDSKDELLVDFLGFVLEKYKADIPAEEYDDPCAHLRAVLDHVVPPTLDAERYEFTSAMIELRAQAPHDEAYREQFTRNDRFFRQQFANVVSDGIETGAFRDVDPEQTAALLVTTINGSMLERVTTDDAEDAIRATRRELDAYIDSHLLAENGD from the coding sequence GTGTCCGCGTTAGACATCTTCGAGAACGACTCGGACGATACCAAGTCCGCCATCATGAGAGCGACCTACCTCGCGCTCTGCGAACACGGCTACGCCAACCTGACTATTCAGCGTATCGGCGACGAGTTCGAGAAGAGCAAATCGCTCCTGTACCACCACTACGACAGCAAAGACGAACTGCTCGTGGACTTCCTTGGATTCGTCCTCGAGAAGTACAAAGCCGACATCCCGGCGGAGGAGTACGACGACCCCTGCGCTCACCTCCGAGCGGTTCTCGACCACGTCGTTCCGCCGACGCTGGACGCCGAGCGCTACGAGTTCACGAGCGCGATGATTGAACTTCGCGCACAGGCACCCCACGACGAGGCCTACCGCGAGCAGTTCACCCGGAACGACCGCTTCTTCCGCCAGCAGTTCGCCAACGTCGTCAGCGACGGTATCGAAACAGGTGCGTTTCGCGACGTGGACCCCGAGCAGACCGCCGCGCTGTTGGTGACGACCATCAACGGGTCGATGCTCGAACGAGTCACGACCGACGACGCCGAGGACGCCATCCGCGCGACGCGGCGCGAACTCGACGCGTACATCGATTCGCACCTGCTCGCGGAAAACGGTGATTGA
- a CDS encoding ABC transporter ATP-binding protein, which translates to MSHPDSSRETAARGTASESPPTESAIHTTNLNLTYGDGTEAVRDVSLDVPAGEFFGFLGPNGAGKTTTIKVLATLLKPTHGEVWVNGFDAASDPRKVRESIGYMAQETSVDEELTARENVRFACEAYGVPRAERGERIDELLDLAGLADVADKRASEFSGGMKKRLDAATALVHQPPLVFLDEPTTGLDPKARNRLWEYFRRINEQGTTIFLTTQYLEEADELCDRISVILDGEIVATGSPEELKREVGGEILDIDVEGDAAENERAAAVARSGDLFETDAAVETTDEGITVTSKQARERGTDLLVALRDADLTVTGFNVRAPTLDDVFLAITGEHVGDEDELGTAATAAGQGPERSADATESSHEEGDG; encoded by the coding sequence ATGTCACACCCGGATTCCTCACGTGAAACGGCGGCGCGAGGTACAGCGAGCGAATCCCCACCGACCGAGTCCGCTATCCACACGACGAACCTCAACTTGACCTACGGCGACGGTACGGAGGCAGTACGAGACGTCTCACTCGACGTTCCCGCAGGGGAGTTCTTCGGATTCCTCGGACCCAACGGCGCGGGCAAGACGACGACCATCAAGGTGCTCGCCACGCTGCTGAAACCGACTCACGGCGAGGTGTGGGTAAACGGTTTCGACGCCGCGTCGGACCCCCGAAAGGTCCGCGAGTCCATCGGCTACATGGCTCAGGAGACGAGCGTGGACGAGGAACTCACCGCGCGCGAGAACGTCCGGTTCGCGTGCGAGGCCTACGGCGTCCCGCGAGCGGAGCGCGGCGAGCGCATCGACGAACTCCTCGACCTCGCGGGCCTCGCGGACGTGGCCGACAAGAGAGCCTCGGAGTTCTCGGGCGGGATGAAAAAGCGCCTCGACGCCGCCACCGCGCTGGTCCACCAACCGCCGCTGGTGTTCCTCGACGAACCGACGACGGGACTCGACCCCAAGGCGCGCAACCGCCTCTGGGAGTACTTTCGGCGCATCAACGAACAGGGCACGACCATCTTCCTCACGACCCAGTACCTCGAGGAGGCCGACGAACTCTGCGACCGCATCTCGGTCATCCTCGACGGCGAAATCGTCGCCACGGGGTCGCCCGAGGAACTCAAACGCGAGGTCGGCGGCGAAATCCTCGACATCGACGTCGAGGGCGACGCCGCCGAGAACGAACGCGCGGCGGCGGTGGCCCGGAGCGGAGACCTCTTCGAGACCGACGCCGCGGTCGAAACGACGGACGAGGGTATCACCGTCACCTCGAAGCAGGCCCGCGAGCGCGGAACCGACCTGCTCGTCGCACTCCGCGACGCCGACCTGACGGTCACCGGGTTCAACGTCCGCGCGCCGACGCTCGACGACGTGTTTCTCGCCATCACCGGCGAGCACGTCGGCGACGAAGACGAACTCGGGACCGCAGCCACCGCCGCCGGGCAGGGTCCCGAACGGTCAGCGGACGCCACCGAGAGCAGTCACGAGGAGGGAGACGGATGA